ATGCTCGGCACGACACGGTGGATGCACGGCGTCTGTTTGTCCGGGCCCGCGACCTCGACGTGATCAGGTTCCGCGCGCCGAGCGCGTTCAACGACGTCATCCGGTCCGTGGCGCGCGAGGAGCACGCCACATTCGTACCCGTGGCGGCAGCGTTCCGGGCGGAGTCGCCGGAGGGGATCATCGGCCACAACCTGATTCTCGAGCACGTGCACCCCAATCAGGCCGGCCAGGCGCTCATCGCGCACGAGTTCCTGCAGTGGCTGGACAGCGCGCACTTCGTGGGGCACGCGGTGCAGCTCGATCGCATGAAGCCGTGGGCCGACTACGTGGCGGGAATGGACATCACGCCGTTCGACGACCGGATCGTGGCCCACACCGTGAAGACGCTCACCACGCGATGGCCGTTCGTGCCGGTGGCGCAGGACCAGGACTACCGCGGCACGTATCATCCGACGGGGGTCGTGGACAGTCTGGCATTCCTGGCGTCGGCGGGGCTTCCGTGGCGGCAAGCCAAGGTCGAAGTGGGGCAATACTATGAGAAGGCGGGGTTCCCCGATTCGGCGCTCGCCGAATATCGGGGGCTCGTTCGCGACATGCCCACGCAGGCGTTCCCGTATGAGTTGGCCGGTCGCGCGCTGATGGAGATGAAGCGGCCGGCGGATGCGATCCCGCTGCTCAAGCGCGCCTATGCCATCCGGCCGTCGCCGTACACCGCGTTCGCCCTCGGAACCGACGCCGCGCAGCACAAGGATCTTCAGGATGCGGCGCTCTATCTTCGCGAAGCGGCGGCGCTCGATCCGCGCAGTCCGCAGGTGGTGTACCAGCTGTCGCTGACGCTGGCATTGATGCGCGATCTGCAGGGAGCGCAGGCGGCGGCGGCGCAGGTGTACCAGCTAGATCCAAGCTATCCCGGTATCCAGGATTGGATGAGGACGTTGGGGATCGTGCACTGACGAACGGCGGGCCCCGCTGACTGCAGGCTCAACGCTGGGAGTTGACCGGTCGGGCCGTGACGCGGCTCGGCAGGGAGAGTCTGCCTGTTAGGAGTCCGCTAAAGGAGTGAACGGGGTGAAGACTTCTTGACGGTCCGCGGATGGAACCGTACTGTATTGTTGTAGCGATACAGTGCTCTCCGGCGCCGATGCGCCGGACCCATGGGGGACGTGATGACGCTCCTTCCCGACCGCGCGATGTTTCGCGCGCTGGCCAAGAGTCCCGTGTTCACGATGGTGGCGGTATCGTCGCTGGCGCTCGCCATCGGGCTCACGACTACGACGTACGCGATCGTGGATGCCGTTCGGCATCCACCGGTGGTGGCAGCCGATCCGGTCCATGCGTTTCAGTTACAGGGCATCGGCGTGGATCTGGACCGGCGGAGCCACCTGCGGGAGATGTACGTCGCACTCCGCGCTCATCGCGATCTGTTCCAGTCGTTCGCCGTCGCGGCACCGGAGTGGACCACGGTCATCGCGCACGGCCAGCCGGTCTGGGCCCAGATCCGTCTCGTCAGCGCGAATTACTTCGACGTGCTCGGGGTGTCGCCGGTCGTTGGCCGGAGCTTCCGGTCCGCCGCCGCCGACCATCCGTCGGTCGCCGGGGCCGTGATCGGATACGGGACCTGGCGGCGGGTGTTCGGCGGCGCCATGCCGCTCACGTCCCTCACTGTGACCGTGGGCGACGACACCTATCCCGTGGTCGGCGTGCTTCCGCCGGAGATGGATGCGAGCGGCTACGGCGAGACCAACACGCTCATCTGGCTTCCCATACCGCGCGCGGCCGAGGACCAGGGGGAGGGCGTGCCGTGGGTGACCGCGCTGGTGCGGACCAAGCCGGGCGTGAGCGAACCGCAGATGGAACGCGAGCTCGCGGTCATCGCTCAGCCGTTCCGAGAGGAGTACGGCGTCTACGGAGGGAACCCATTCCGCTATGGCGTCCAGGCGATGCTCCCGCAGCCGGGCCGGGTGACCGAAATCCACGAGGCGATCGCGGCGGCTGCGTTCGTGGTTCTCCTCATCGCCTGCGCCAACGTGGCCAATCTGATGGTGGCGCGGGTGATCAGCCGGCAGCGCGACATCGCGGTGCGCATGGCCATCGGGGCGTCGGGGCGGGACATTGCGCGGGTCGTGGTCGGCGAGGCGGCGGTGCTCGTGCTGGCCGGAGGAGCGATGGGGGTGCTGTTGTCGCTCTGGGGCATGCATTACATCGAATACAAGGTGGGGGCCGACGTGAACGGTCTGAGCGGCCTGGCGCCCCACCTGAGCTGGCGCGTGCTGCTGTTCGCGATCCTCGTGTCGGCCGGCACGGTGCTCCTCATCGCATGGGCGGCGGTGCTGCGTGCTCGGGCCACCAATGTGAACGGCGCGATGAAGAACGGCGCCGGCGCGACTACGCACCGGAGTGGCCGCCTGTACCGGTGGCTCGTCGTGGCGGAGGTGGCGATGTCGCTGGTCGTGCTGATGGGGGCGGCGCTCCTCCTGCGGGCGGTATCCGCGGTCCGGGGATATGATTTCGGTTATGACCCGAGCCGAGTCGTGTTCGCGAACATCAGCGATCCATGGCCCGCCGTGCACGATTCGACCCAGCGGGACGCCCGCTATTTCGGGGTGCTGGGAGGCGTGGGCCGGGTGCGGGGGGTCAGCGCGGCGGCCTGGATGGACGGTACGTCGCCCATCGGGGAGATTCTCACCTCGGACGTGGGCGGGAGCGAACCGAAGCAATTGTTCATGCGCAGCTACACCGTGGCGTCGCCGGGGCTCCTGTCGCTCCTCGGTGTGCGGCTGGTGCGCGGGCGCGACTTCGAGCCCGGCGATGCGAATTCGGCCGGCGTGGCGATCGTGGACGACAGCACAGCCGCGGCGCTCTGGCCCCACCTGTCGCCCATCGGGCATATGGTGAAGCTCGGTTCGGAACCAAGCACCGCGCAGTGGGTCCGCGTGATCGGGGTGGCGCGCACCGTGAGTCTCAGGTTCGAACACGACCCGGACATGGGACCGCTGCCGACGATCTACGTGGCCGGAGCTGGCCGATTGAGAGCGGACCGCCGGCTCGTCCTTCGCACCGATTCCGACGAGGGGGCGGCGATGCTCGGCGTGCTGCGATACCTGCGGAGCGCGATCCCCGGGACCGGAGGGCCCCACTTCCAATCCTGGACCCAGGACTTCGGCATGGAGGTGCGGCAGCGGGAGGCGATCGCCTTCATCTTCCGGATGATTGGTGTGTTCGCGCTGCTGCTGTCCACGATCGGCGTCTACGGGACGCTCGCGTACACGGGCGCTCAGCGCACCCGCGAGTTCGCGATGCGCATCGCGCTCGGCGCCCAGCCGCGCGACGTGCTGCGGCTGGTGATCGACGAGGCGCTTCTCCTGGTGATTGGCGGCACCGCGGTGGGCGGATTCGCCGCGATGTGGAGTGCGGCGAGCATCAAGGGCTTGTTGTACAGCGTGAGCCCGTTGGATGCGACGGCGCTGGTGACCGCCGAAGGGATCCTGGTGGTGGTGTCGCTGATGGCGGCGCTCGGACCGGCGATTCGGGCGACGCGGGCCGATCCGGTGGAATTGTTGAGGGCGACGTGAGCCGGTTCACCCGCCGGCGAACGCCCCTGCTCGAACGCCTCTTCGCCGGCCACCACGACCTTCTGGCCGCGCTGCGCTCGCTCCGTCGGTCTCCCGGCTTCGTCGCGATCGCCGTGCTCTCGCTCGGCCTCGCCATCGGGCTCAACACGACGATGCTCGCGATGATGGATGCGATTCTCCACCCGTACGTCCCGTATGCCAAGCCCGGGCAGTTGTTCGAGCTCATCCCGTACGGTATGACTCGGAGCCACCAGTGGATCCAACGACCGATGTACCTCGGGGCGCGCGAGCGTACCGATCTCTACGCGAGCATCGTCCCCTTCACCTTCAGCAGCGGCGTCGCAGAGGCCAACGGGCATCTCGTCCAGACACAGGCCATCATTGCGGGCACGCGTCTGTTCAACGTGCTCGGCGTCAAACCGATCGCCGGCCGGACGTTCAACACCACTCGGGATGACCCCGCTGACGCGGATGCCGTCGTGGTCGGTTACCAGTTGTGGCAGGACGACCTGGGTGGCACGCGCGACCTCGCGACACTCCACGTCACGTACGACGGGCGGACCTATTCCGTGGTCGGCGTCATGCCGCCCTCGATGTATCGTCCGGTGAGCGCCGACCTCTGGCTTCCGATGCCGAAGGTCCAAGAGCATTCGGCCGACGGGCCGGCGCTGATCCACGCCGTGGTTCGCCTCAAGCCCGGCGACACGAAAGCCCGGGTGAAGGGACAACTGGACGCGCTCGCCGCCCAGATGGCCTCGCGGTACGACGGCAAACGCCTGGACTTCGACTACCGCCTGGAATCGCTGATGCCCGGCAAGGGCCGGCCCGCCGACGGCGCGGTCCTGGCGGCGATCGTCACGACGCTCGTGCTGGTCGTGGCCTGCCTCAACCTCGCTAATCTCATGCTTGCCCGCGGACTCGCCCGGCGACGGGAGTTGGCGGTGCGGATGGCACTGGGCGCGAACCGCGGGGCCATCGTGCGGCACGTGCTCGTCGAGTGCGCGCTACTCGCCGGCCTGGGTGGCACGTGGGGAGTATTACTCTCCGTCTGGGGCGTGCAGCTTGCCGAGGGCCACGTCCCCACGATGATCCAGGAGTTGGGCTTCACCACGCCACACGTGAGCTGGCGCATCGTTGCGATCGGAATTCTCGTCACGGCGGCGACCATCCTCGTGGCTGGTCTCGCTCCGGCCCTGCACGCGGCGCGGGCCAACGTCAACGACGCGATGAAGGATGGCGGATCGTCGAGCACCGGCCGGAAGAGCCGGTTGTACCGGCTGGTGGTTGTGGGTGAGATCGCGACCGCCCTGATGGTGATGATCGTGGCCATGTTCTGGCTCGGCATCCTGCACAAAGAGACGAGTTTCCAATTCTCATATGACGCCGACCACATGCTCGGTGGGTACGTGATGCCGCGCCAATCGTGCGACTCCGTGGCGGCTCACGAGCAACTCTGGCAGGACATGACCGCTCGGATCACGGCCATTCCGGGCGTCCGGTACGCCGCGGCGTCGCGCACGGCGTATCCGACGCGAAACATCGTGACGTCGGACGAGCCCGGGACCCCGATCGAGCTGCCGTTGGGGCGGGGGACGTCCATCGGATATACTCTGACCACATCGCAATACTTCCGCGTGTTCGAGTTCCCGATCGTCGCCGGCCGGGACTTCGAACCGGGGGACGTGCACGGCACGGGTGCGGCCATCGTGGACCGGGCGCTGGCCGCGAAGCTGTGGCCCCTCTCGTCGCCGGTGGGACGACTGATCAAGCTCGGACCGGCCGCGTCCAACGCGCCCTGGGTGCGGGTGGTCGGCGTGGTGGCGCCGCGCGTGAGCAACGCCGACTCGACACGCGACGACACCCCGCTGCTCACCGTGGCGCGACACTTCGGCTGCCAGGCCGCGAGCCTCGACGTTCGCACGTCGGGACCGCCCAGGCAGATGGCCGCTGCCGTCTATCACGTCGCTCGGGCCGCGGTGCCGGCGGGCGGAATCGTCTCGGAATTCCGGTCGCCAAGGGCCGAATATGAAGAAGGGCTGCGCATCTACCGGCTCACGACGCTGCTCTTCGTCGCGCTCGGCGCGTTTGCACTCCTGCTCTCAGCGGTGGGCATCTACGGCGTGCTGAACCATGCCGTCGGGCTCCGCACGCGCGAGTTCGCCATGCGGACCGCCCTCGGCGCGCAGACGCCTGACCTCCTGCGCATCGTCGTGCGCGACGCCATGGAAATGGTGCTGGGCGGCACCGCCGTGGGTGCGACGGCGTCGCTGGTCATCGGGTTCGGAGCCTTTCAGGCCGCGGGCGGGCTGGGCGCGCTTGCCCTCGCCGCAGCGGAGACGGTCGTGATCGCCGCTTCCCTCGCCGCCTGCATCGCCCCGACGCGTCGCGCCACCCGCGCCGACCCGGTGGACCTCCTCCGCTCGACCTGACGATTCCTGAACGCGGGAACCGCTTGCGGCCGGCCGGCCTCCTACCGAAGCTTCAGCTTACACCGGTAACCCGTCCGCCGTGCATCTCCGCCGTACCCTTCGTTGCGTAAGCGCGTCGGCACTCCTCGCGTTGTGCGCACGGGAGAGTGCCGCGCAGACGGCTACGCCGCTCCCCGATATCCCGCATCCACGCGTCGGGCTGGTGCTGAGTGGCGGCAGTGCCAAGGGGTTCGCGCACATCGGCGTGCTCCAGGTACTGCAGCAGCTCGGCATCCACGTGGACATCGTTACCGGCACGAGCATGGGCGCCATCATCGGCGGGCTGTACTCCGCCGGTTACACCCCCACGGAACTCGACAGCCTGGTCACGCGTGAAGACTGGAACGATCTGTTCCACCGCCCCACCGACCGGCGCCAGCAGAGCCCCGCCGAGCGGGCGGCGAACGAACGGTACATGCTCACCTTTCCGCTGGAACATGCGCGCATCGTGCTTCCGGAATCCGTCGTGCCGCGGCAGGCAATCGCCGAGCATCTGGAGCGCTACACGTGGCCGGTGCACGGCATCACCGATTTCGACAGCCTCCCCACGGCGTTCGGCGCGCTGGTCACGAACCTCAACACGGGGCAGGCGATCCTGCTGCGCCATGGGTCACTGGCGCAGGCAATCGAGGCCAGCGCCGCGGTGCCCGGAGCGTTCGCGCCCGTGCTGCTTCCGGACGGAACGCCGGTCGTGGACGGCGCGGTGGTCCGCAACATCCCAGCCCAGGACGCACGGGCGATGGGCGCGGATCTCCTGATCTGCGTGGACGTCTCCGAACGCCCATCGCCCGCCGACAGCCTGCATTCGCTCATCGACGTGATGGATCAGACGGTGTCGTTTCGCGTCCAGGCGGTGAATCGCGTCGAGCGTCCGCTCTGCAACGTGGTGATCGATCCCGACGTGAACGGAATTCCGTCGCTCGACTTCGGCCAGGCAGCGGAGTGGATTGCACGCGGGCGGGCTGCGGCACTCGCCCAACGCGCGGCTCTCGTCGCGATTGCCGATTCGGAGCACGACGTCCGCGGCGTGATCCCGCCCAGGCCTCCGCTCCCTCGTCCCGATTCGGTCTTCATTTTGCAGTTGAGCTGGACGCAGGTGAGCGCCGGCGCCGACGCGCTGGTCCGCAGCGCCGTCGGCCTGCAGGACAGCACGTGGGCGACCGAAGCCGATATCGCCGCGGCGGTGGAGCGGGTGTATTCCACGGGCCGGTTCGACGAGGTGAGCTTCCGCGTCGTTCACCGCGCCGGGGGTGACGACCTCCTGCTCGATCTCACCGAAGGCAACCGCGACGTGGTGGGCGTGGGCGTCCGCTACGACACGCCGCGCGGCGCGGCGCTGCTCGTCGGCGCAACGGTCAACGACTGGCTCACCCCCGGTTCCAGGGCGATGCTCACGGCACGGTTGGGCGACGAGTTGCAGTACGACGGCCGGTTTCTCCTCGGAGCCGGTCCCGAGGCCACCTTTCTGCAAACCTACCGGGCCACATTCACGCGGACGGCGCTGCCGCATGTGCGCCCGGCCGGCGCCCCGGGTGCCCCGATGCTCGACGTCTCGGAAGTGTCGGCGCAGATCGCGCGCGTGCTCGGACACGCGGGATACATCGGCGCGGAACTGACGTACGGACGGTCCACCGACGGGGTACGCGGCGCCGACAGTCTATTCGCACTCCGTCCGCTCTCGTATACCACGTTCGGTGGCGAGCTTGCCCTGGACACCTACAATCGGTTGTTCGCGCCCACGGCGGGCGGGAAAGTGCTACTCCAGGCCGAACGCGCGCTCGACTCCCGCGAGTTCGTGCGGGAGTACGTCGGCGCGCAGGGGGTGCTCCCCGCGGGATCCAGCGTGGCCCTGCTCGGCCGGGTGGACGTCGGCTACGCGGCGGGTACCGATCTCCCGTTGCACGACCGCTTCTTCTTGGGGGGCAGCGCACCCTCGACGGTGTGGGCCTCGCAGTTCATTCCCTTCCTCGGGCTCAGCCCGCAGTCTGCGCAGGGCACCGTCGTGGCCGCGGTCCAGGGTGGAGCGCGCGTCGAGCTCCGCGACAACCTGTTCGTGACGGTGCAGGGCAACGCCGGCAACGTCTTCGACCGCTGGCCTGCGTCAGCCGGCCACAGCGGGTACATCACGGGCGGCGGCCTGACCATAGGCAGCATGCTGGCGCCGGGCCCCGTGACGGTTACCTTCGGCACGCGATCCCTGCGGCAGACGCCCGTGATCGAGATCGCGTTCGGCGCCGCCTTCTAACTCCGACTCCGCATGAAAAAGCTGTCCGTGCAGATGGTGATCGCCGTGGTGCTCGGCACAATCGCCGGACTCTTCGCGGCCGCTGTCCCGGGTGGCGTCGCCGACCAGGTCATGGCCATCGCCGCGCCGATCGGAACGATCTGGATCAACGCGATTCTGATGACCGTGGTGCCCCTCGTGGTCGCCAACGTGATCGTCGCGGCGGCGGCATCGGCCGAGCGCAAGAACGCGGCGCGCGGGGCGACCGCGACGTTCGGCATGTTCGTGGGGGTGGTCGCGGCCAGCGCCATCCTCTGCGCGCTGCTCGCACCGGTGCTGCTGTCGGCGCTCGTGCCGGCAGGCGCCCTTCCCACGCCGCCGGCGGCCGCCGGTGCGGCCGCCGCGCAACCCACCTTCGCGTCGCTCCTCGTGAGCATCGTCCCACAGAATCCGGTGAAGGCCGCGGCCGACGGCGCCATGCTCGGGCTGATCGTGTTCTCGCTGCTGTTCGGCTTCGCGACCACGCGCATCGACGCGGAACATCGCGGGGCGATCGTCCGGCTCTGCCGCGCCGTGTCCGACGCGCTTCTCGTGATCGTCCAGTGGGTGCTCCGCGTGGGCCCGATCGGCGTGTTCGCGCTCGTGCTTCCCGTGGCCGCGCATATCGGGTTGGACGTCCTGCGGTCGCTGGGCGGCTACATGCTGGTGGTGGCGCTGCTCTGCCTGGTGGTGACGGCCGGTGCGTATGCGCTCGCGGGCACGCTCGGGGGTACCCCACTGCGCCGGTTCGCACGCGCGCTCGCGG
The window above is part of the Gemmatimonadaceae bacterium genome. Proteins encoded here:
- a CDS encoding GDSL-type esterase/lipase family protein; protein product: MTRARYWIFLTITALSPFLFLGAVELVLRAAWPGGAIPVFVKAPSQMGDYLLPNPALARRYFSIEQHPPSPIVEPFAAHKPAHAFRMFVLGESTAAGFPWPPTGTFSHLLQDVLRDVMPGDSVEVINLAIPATNSYAVLDQTDAVIAQHPDAVVVFLGHNEYYGALGVGSTETVGSSPALVRAYLWLERFRTFMLLRDGIARVRRAFAKQPAGNGQAASFMETVARDQEITLGGAAYQAGVRQLRGNLERILGKFRRAGIPAFIGSQVSDDHDMHPFASPANAVPGGADAVYDSAQAADARHDTVDARRLFVRARDLDVIRFRAPSAFNDVIRSVAREEHATFVPVAAAFRAESPEGIIGHNLILEHVHPNQAGQALIAHEFLQWLDSAHFVGHAVQLDRMKPWADYVAGMDITPFDDRIVAHTVKTLTTRWPFVPVAQDQDYRGTYHPTGVVDSLAFLASAGLPWRQAKVEVGQYYEKAGFPDSALAEYRGLVRDMPTQAFPYELAGRALMEMKRPADAIPLLKRAYAIRPSPYTAFALGTDAAQHKDLQDAALYLREAAALDPRSPQVVYQLSLTLALMRDLQGAQAAAAQVYQLDPSYPGIQDWMRTLGIVH
- a CDS encoding FtsX-like permease family protein, which produces MTLLPDRAMFRALAKSPVFTMVAVSSLALAIGLTTTTYAIVDAVRHPPVVAADPVHAFQLQGIGVDLDRRSHLREMYVALRAHRDLFQSFAVAAPEWTTVIAHGQPVWAQIRLVSANYFDVLGVSPVVGRSFRSAAADHPSVAGAVIGYGTWRRVFGGAMPLTSLTVTVGDDTYPVVGVLPPEMDASGYGETNTLIWLPIPRAAEDQGEGVPWVTALVRTKPGVSEPQMERELAVIAQPFREEYGVYGGNPFRYGVQAMLPQPGRVTEIHEAIAAAAFVVLLIACANVANLMVARVISRQRDIAVRMAIGASGRDIARVVVGEAAVLVLAGGAMGVLLSLWGMHYIEYKVGADVNGLSGLAPHLSWRVLLFAILVSAGTVLLIAWAAVLRARATNVNGAMKNGAGATTHRSGRLYRWLVVAEVAMSLVVLMGAALLLRAVSAVRGYDFGYDPSRVVFANISDPWPAVHDSTQRDARYFGVLGGVGRVRGVSAAAWMDGTSPIGEILTSDVGGSEPKQLFMRSYTVASPGLLSLLGVRLVRGRDFEPGDANSAGVAIVDDSTAAALWPHLSPIGHMVKLGSEPSTAQWVRVIGVARTVSLRFEHDPDMGPLPTIYVAGAGRLRADRRLVLRTDSDEGAAMLGVLRYLRSAIPGTGGPHFQSWTQDFGMEVRQREAIAFIFRMIGVFALLLSTIGVYGTLAYTGAQRTREFAMRIALGAQPRDVLRLVIDEALLLVIGGTAVGGFAAMWSAASIKGLLYSVSPLDATALVTAEGILVVVSLMAALGPAIRATRADPVELLRAT
- a CDS encoding ABC transporter permease, which produces MSRFTRRRTPLLERLFAGHHDLLAALRSLRRSPGFVAIAVLSLGLAIGLNTTMLAMMDAILHPYVPYAKPGQLFELIPYGMTRSHQWIQRPMYLGARERTDLYASIVPFTFSSGVAEANGHLVQTQAIIAGTRLFNVLGVKPIAGRTFNTTRDDPADADAVVVGYQLWQDDLGGTRDLATLHVTYDGRTYSVVGVMPPSMYRPVSADLWLPMPKVQEHSADGPALIHAVVRLKPGDTKARVKGQLDALAAQMASRYDGKRLDFDYRLESLMPGKGRPADGAVLAAIVTTLVLVVACLNLANLMLARGLARRRELAVRMALGANRGAIVRHVLVECALLAGLGGTWGVLLSVWGVQLAEGHVPTMIQELGFTTPHVSWRIVAIGILVTAATILVAGLAPALHAARANVNDAMKDGGSSSTGRKSRLYRLVVVGEIATALMVMIVAMFWLGILHKETSFQFSYDADHMLGGYVMPRQSCDSVAAHEQLWQDMTARITAIPGVRYAAASRTAYPTRNIVTSDEPGTPIELPLGRGTSIGYTLTTSQYFRVFEFPIVAGRDFEPGDVHGTGAAIVDRALAAKLWPLSSPVGRLIKLGPAASNAPWVRVVGVVAPRVSNADSTRDDTPLLTVARHFGCQAASLDVRTSGPPRQMAAAVYHVARAAVPAGGIVSEFRSPRAEYEEGLRIYRLTTLLFVALGAFALLLSAVGIYGVLNHAVGLRTREFAMRTALGAQTPDLLRIVVRDAMEMVLGGTAVGATASLVIGFGAFQAAGGLGALALAAAETVVIAASLAACIAPTRRATRADPVDLLRST
- a CDS encoding patatin-like phospholipase family protein encodes the protein MHLRRTLRCVSASALLALCARESAAQTATPLPDIPHPRVGLVLSGGSAKGFAHIGVLQVLQQLGIHVDIVTGTSMGAIIGGLYSAGYTPTELDSLVTREDWNDLFHRPTDRRQQSPAERAANERYMLTFPLEHARIVLPESVVPRQAIAEHLERYTWPVHGITDFDSLPTAFGALVTNLNTGQAILLRHGSLAQAIEASAAVPGAFAPVLLPDGTPVVDGAVVRNIPAQDARAMGADLLICVDVSERPSPADSLHSLIDVMDQTVSFRVQAVNRVERPLCNVVIDPDVNGIPSLDFGQAAEWIARGRAAALAQRAALVAIADSEHDVRGVIPPRPPLPRPDSVFILQLSWTQVSAGADALVRSAVGLQDSTWATEADIAAAVERVYSTGRFDEVSFRVVHRAGGDDLLLDLTEGNRDVVGVGVRYDTPRGAALLVGATVNDWLTPGSRAMLTARLGDELQYDGRFLLGAGPEATFLQTYRATFTRTALPHVRPAGAPGAPMLDVSEVSAQIARVLGHAGYIGAELTYGRSTDGVRGADSLFALRPLSYTTFGGELALDTYNRLFAPTAGGKVLLQAERALDSREFVREYVGAQGVLPAGSSVALLGRVDVGYAAGTDLPLHDRFFLGGSAPSTVWASQFIPFLGLSPQSAQGTVVAAVQGGARVELRDNLFVTVQGNAGNVFDRWPASAGHSGYITGGGLTIGSMLAPGPVTVTFGTRSLRQTPVIEIAFGAAF
- a CDS encoding dicarboxylate/amino acid:cation symporter — protein: MKKLSVQMVIAVVLGTIAGLFAAAVPGGVADQVMAIAAPIGTIWINAILMTVVPLVVANVIVAAAASAERKNAARGATATFGMFVGVVAASAILCALLAPVLLSALVPAGALPTPPAAAGAAAAQPTFASLLVSIVPQNPVKAAADGAMLGLIVFSLLFGFATTRIDAEHRGAIVRLCRAVSDALLVIVQWVLRVGPIGVFALVLPVAAHIGLDVLRSLGGYMLVVALLCLVVTAGAYALAGTLGGTPLRRFARALAAPQAIAFGSRSSLASLPSLMRAAEDDLALPPEASGLVLPLATAMLKVAAPIASVGGAIFIARVYGIHLGATRMLPVIATSVLTSFGVPGVPNGAWTQLPVFLVAGIPPQGIGILLAVDAIPDALRTVTNVSVDLAVATVIARWMRVAPEVDT